A stretch of Oncorhynchus mykiss isolate Arlee chromosome 12, USDA_OmykA_1.1, whole genome shotgun sequence DNA encodes these proteins:
- the LOC110539131 gene encoding neuropeptide FF receptor 1-like, giving the protein MDSATMDRANRTYMPYYLHSTGMSVIYILCYMAVLLLCVGGNVLVSLVVLRNRNMRSVTNLFILNLAISDLLIGVFCIPTTLIDSLISGWPFGQITCTMSNLVQGMSVSASVFTLVAIAVDRFTGIVYPFRHRMRPVTALVTILFIWVLAFAIICPSAATLTIIHLEDTYLVQDNQTYPVFVCFEKWPQPEMRRVYTMVIFVHVYLAPLGVISIMYGCIVAKLSVNLRQVRLAEVRRAHSQRRVKVINMLIMVAVLFMVSWLPLWTLMLLTDYRDLDTQQIDFLSSYLFPVAHWLAFFNSGINPIIYGFFNENFRRGFQAAVACRACSQKTTTGVVNTRFNFPPPNRVFNENPESSGGRKGHCSKGTPKVIPHATNGILLDDINRNVGLNRVIGAWVE; this is encoded by the exons atggacagtgccACTATGGACAGAGCCAACCGCACCTACATGCCTTACTACCTGCACTCCACCGGCATGTCTGTCATCTATATCCTGTGCTATATGGCGGTTCTCCTGCTCTGCGTCGGGGGGAACGTGCTGGTCTCCCTGGTGGTCCTCCGGAACCGCAACATGCGCTCTGTCACCAACCTCTTCATCCTCAACTTGGCCATCAGTGATCTGCTCATTGGAGTGTTCTGCATTCCAACGACTTTGATTGACAGCCTAATATCAG GATGGCCGTTTGGCCAGATTACATGCACCATGAGCAACCTGGTCCAGGGGATGTCAGTGTCAGCATCAGTCTTCACTCTGGTGGCCATAGCTGTTGACAG GTTCACAGGTATTGTGTACCCCTTTAGACACCGAATGAGGCCTGTGACTGCTCTCGTCACCATCCTCTTCATCTGGGTGCTGGCGTTTGCTATAATCTGCCCCTCGGCTGCTACCCTGACCATCATTCACCTGGAAGACACCTACCTGGTCCAGGACAACCAGACATACCCTGTCTTCGTCTGCTTTGAGAAATGGCCCCAGCCTGAGATGCGTCGTGTCTACACCATGGTCATCTTCGTGCACGTGTACCTGGCCCCCCTGGGTGTTATCAGCATCATGTATGGCTGCATCGTTGCCAAGCTCTCCGTCAACCTGAGGCAGGTGAGGCTGGCAGAGGTGCGGAGGGCCCATTCCCAACGCAGGGTTAAAGTGATCAACATGCTGATCATGGTGGCAGTGCTCTTCATGGTGTCATGGCTGCCTCTGTGGACGCTGATGCTGCTGACTGACTACAGGGATCTGGACACGCAGCAGATTGACTTCCTCAGCAGCTACCTGTTCCCTGTGGCCCACTGGCTGGCCTTCTTTAACAGTGGGATTAACCCCATCATATATGGCTTCTTCAATGAGAACTTCCGCAGGGGGTTCCAGGCTGCAGTGGCCTGCAGGGCCTGttcacaaaaaacaacaacaggggTGGTTAATACACGCTTCAACTTCCCGCCCCCTAACAGAGTATTTAACGAGAACCCTGAGTCTTCTGGTGGGAGGAAAGGCCACTGCTCTAAGGGCACTCCTAAGGTTATCCCACATGCAACCAATGGAATCCTCCTAGATGATATTAACAGGAATGTTGGACTCAACAGGGTGATTGGAGCCTGGGTGGAGTGA